One region of Phaeocystidibacter marisrubri genomic DNA includes:
- a CDS encoding T9SS type A sorting domain-containing protein: MKKLVLATFSLLFSLSALANHYVGGQIYWDAVGNGKYVFYLDRIEQCNMGFPPMHRTLKARVSGVSISVRLQNTYQMWSNCACSNSTLQVQHFMSDTISFSLGSATFDDIYYEECCRSTTMMNTSDVGIVVTSRFYNTGVNHSSARFDLVEMQNSSQSDEIHLRVSTPQADSTHFVKSTPVVGVFGSTFSYATYNSGFSATNQVSSAEMLDQAGLFKGNTTTTGLYAISLQSDQFLPGGLKTAEIKLETILSVTPLASVTNNSPDDTTLVLSGNWQSINTTGYSTTAQPGDSLHLRFLSIDTDLDSNFQPQTITASMKGDLNPGTNGVSFFPQYPQSSLSSSYSNNVEFLWEVPAGMSPGIYNFNVQFVDDYCDQPGQTVIPIEVTIPGFTLKTDSLATCTGKSVAMASPRGGAVYSWTPTTGLSSPSSPVTDASPSSSTLYTITVDGIVAGEYYVDVVGSGAPIASTASATSIEITNPERYENHAFHYGYVPVSFNDTVLNTQATGMYHIVGQKLNCFETSSQVTLGQDTLQSFYMLSKNRGWDEYVIFDSADTYDMSLRIGSDTKYIFARQFIIPGVQLYGANAGVDLEVRGDAGYVDTIPGVMYGGHSMLFELPSNESFTLVAHFILHFTGDSIQIPLMQNRTLPYANGYYFVTAVNGSLNGSPLYNDIVPFFIKGGTGVGVSEWEGEEFVIYPQPAQSQLTLEGVGEGAEYTLYSITGAAVSEGILTGDQTISVEDLPSGVYVIQVVEDGRVSSQKIQVQR; the protein is encoded by the coding sequence ATGAAGAAATTAGTACTCGCCACATTTTCACTTCTGTTCAGTTTGTCAGCCCTTGCCAACCACTATGTCGGTGGGCAGATCTATTGGGATGCAGTAGGAAACGGGAAGTATGTGTTTTATTTGGATAGGATTGAACAGTGTAATATGGGATTCCCTCCCATGCATAGAACGCTTAAAGCGCGCGTGTCTGGAGTGAGCATTTCTGTGAGACTGCAAAACACGTATCAAATGTGGTCGAATTGTGCATGTTCCAACAGCACATTGCAGGTGCAACACTTTATGAGTGATACCATTAGCTTCTCTCTAGGGTCAGCAACTTTTGACGATATCTATTATGAAGAGTGTTGTAGATCTACAACCATGATGAATACGAGTGACGTTGGAATCGTGGTTACTAGTAGGTTTTACAATACGGGCGTGAATCATTCCAGTGCTCGTTTCGACTTGGTTGAAATGCAAAATTCCAGTCAGAGCGATGAGATTCACTTGAGAGTGAGTACACCTCAAGCCGACAGCACACATTTCGTGAAATCCACGCCTGTCGTGGGTGTGTTTGGCAGCACGTTTAGCTATGCTACCTACAACTCGGGATTCAGCGCTACAAATCAGGTTTCATCTGCTGAAATGCTAGATCAAGCGGGACTCTTTAAGGGGAATACAACGACAACGGGTCTTTATGCCATCTCGCTACAATCAGACCAGTTCTTGCCAGGTGGGTTGAAAACCGCAGAGATCAAGCTTGAAACCATTTTGAGCGTTACCCCACTGGCTTCGGTTACCAACAACAGCCCAGACGATACGACCCTTGTATTGAGTGGAAACTGGCAATCGATCAATACTACCGGATATTCAACTACAGCTCAGCCGGGAGACAGTTTACACCTGCGTTTTTTGAGTATCGATACAGATCTAGACTCAAATTTTCAGCCTCAAACCATTACGGCAAGTATGAAAGGTGACCTGAATCCTGGTACCAATGGCGTTTCCTTCTTCCCTCAATACCCTCAAAGTTCACTGAGCAGCAGCTACAGTAATAATGTTGAATTTTTATGGGAAGTTCCAGCGGGGATGAGTCCGGGAATTTACAATTTCAATGTTCAGTTCGTAGACGACTACTGTGATCAGCCGGGACAAACAGTTATTCCTATAGAAGTTACAATTCCGGGTTTTACTCTGAAGACAGATTCCCTAGCTACTTGTACTGGGAAGTCGGTGGCGATGGCCTCGCCAAGAGGGGGTGCCGTTTATTCGTGGACGCCAACTACCGGCTTATCCTCTCCATCGTCACCTGTTACAGATGCCTCACCATCAAGTTCAACCCTCTACACCATTACAGTTGATGGTATTGTAGCGGGAGAGTACTATGTAGATGTTGTAGGATCTGGAGCTCCGATCGCTTCAACGGCATCAGCTACTTCCATTGAGATCACCAATCCGGAGCGCTATGAAAATCACGCTTTTCACTATGGATATGTACCCGTTTCTTTCAACGATACTGTTCTGAATACCCAGGCAACGGGAATGTACCACATTGTGGGTCAGAAGTTAAATTGCTTCGAGACATCGTCTCAAGTAACCTTAGGACAGGATACACTCCAGAGCTTCTATATGCTCAGCAAAAATAGGGGGTGGGATGAATATGTCATTTTTGATTCCGCAGATACCTACGATATGAGTTTGCGTATTGGAAGCGACACCAAGTACATCTTTGCGCGACAATTCATCATTCCAGGTGTCCAGCTTTACGGTGCCAATGCAGGTGTTGACTTAGAAGTTCGAGGAGATGCGGGGTATGTAGATACCATTCCGGGTGTGATGTACGGCGGACATTCCATGCTCTTTGAATTGCCGAGCAACGAATCGTTTACCCTTGTCGCTCACTTCATATTGCACTTCACAGGGGATTCCATCCAAATACCATTGATGCAAAACCGCACCCTGCCGTATGCCAATGGCTATTATTTTGTGACGGCGGTGAATGGAAGCTTGAATGGATCTCCGTTGTACAACGATATCGTTCCCTTCTTTATCAAAGGAGGAACGGGAGTAGGAGTGAGCGAATGGGAGGGAGAAGAGTTTGTGATTTACCCTCAACCTGCTCAATCTCAACTAACTCTTGAAGGAGTAGGTGAAGGAGCAGAGTACACCTTGTATTCTATTACAGGAGCTGCAGTTTCTGAAGGAATATTGACTGGAGATCAGACGATTTCAGTTGAGGATCTTCCCTCAGGAGTTTATGTGATCCAAGTGGTAGAAGACGGTCGAGTGAGTAGTCAGAAAATCCAAGTGCAAAGATAA